The genomic stretch TTTCTTCATCGGGCATTCGCTAAAAGATGAAAAATAAAGGATATTTAGCTGCGGCGTAACGCCTTTCCGCCTTTTTTATATTAAAATTAAGCACTATCCGCCGTGTATTTTTTACTTTTTGTTATGTACACTATAGGTGAGATAAAGTTATCCTCTTATAATGAGAAACGAGGTCAAGCAATGAAGAAAACGTTAGAAAAGGTCAAAAAGTTATTACCCTTTATCGGGATCATGCTCTTTGCCTTCGCCATATATACACTGCATAAGGAGCTTGCGCATATGTCCTTCCGTGATCTGCGGAAAGCCTTTGCCCTGATTCCGATTTCAGGGGTATTTCTCGGACTGCTGATCGTGGCGGTTAATTATATAATTCTCTCCTTTAACGACATGTATTCCGCTCATGAGATAGGCGTCAGGCTCCCCTACCCTAAGGTCGGCGTGATCTCCTTCGTGAGCAACGCCATCGGCTTTAACCTTGGCGCCTCCGCCATCTCAGGCGGGGCCGTCAGATACCGCCTATTTTCCATTCTTGGACTGGACGGCGGGCAGGTGGGGCGCATAGTGGCGCTCAATCAGATATCGCTATTCTTCGGTCCCTGTCTGGTCGCCGCACCGGCGTTTTTCTTCGCCCCCGACACGATCTTTGCGCACTTTGGCTGGCCGCAGTATGTCCGCTATCTCATCGCCCTCGGCTGCGCCCTGGCTCCGGCCATCGCCCTCTGCGCGGGAGCGGCGGCCGCGCACGGACATGTTTTTGCCGTCAAAGGGATAAAGATTTCCCTGCCGCGTCCGCGCGCCATGCTTTTCAAGTTTACGATAGGTTTTCTTGACGTCACGACGGCCTCCCTCGTGCTCTACTCCGTGCTGCCCGATCACAGCGCGCCGCTTCTTATTTTCGTCTCGGCCTTTGTCGTATCAATGATGGCCGGAACGCTGAGCCAGGTGCCTGGAGGCCTTGGGGTATTTGACGTTACTCTGATAATGCTGCTTTCGCCATTTTACCGCCACGCCGATATGCTGAGCGCGATCCTCCTTTACAGGTTTATCTATTACATAATCCCCTTTGTCTGCGCGACGGCGATACTCTTTGCGGTCGAATTGAGCGGAAGGCTCTCCCGCTACTTCGGCAGGCTGGAGTCTTTTCTCCCAGATGCCGCCGCCATATGGACCTTCATGGCCGGCATCTGGCTGCTTCTCTCCACTGCCGCGCCGATCTTCAGCGGCGGCTGGAGCAGGCTGGGGGCGCTGCTGCCTCTGCCTCTGTTCGAGGCCTCGCACTTTATCAAAAGCGTGGCGGGCACATTCCTCCTCTTCCTGGCCTGGGGGCTCGCAAAGCGGCTCAAATCTGCGTGGACGGTGACTCTGCTGACGCTCTCCGTGTCGCTGATTTTTTCGTTGCCAAACGATATCACTCCTTTTAGGGATTCATTTTTCCTGCTGCTGCTGATTGTGCTTCTTTTTTCGCGGCGCAGTTTTTACCGGCTCTCCTTTTTCTCCGCGCCTGATTTGAAATGGAGCATGGCGATCCTCACCGCCGTCGGAGCCGTAATTTGGTGGGGGTTTTTTGCCTACCGTCACGTCGAGTATGCTAACGACCTCTGGTGGACCTTCGCCTTTGATTCCGCGGCTCCCCGCTTTCTGCGCGCCGCCGCTGGAATGTCCTTTGCCGCGCTGCTGATATTCCTCTTTCTCTGGCTGCGGCCGTCGCGTCCAGCCGCCGCGCAGCCCTCAGCCGCCGAGGTAAAAGCGCTCGTCGCCGGTTCCTACGCGGCGGACGCCGCCCTGGCGCTGCTTGGAGATAAGAGGTTTTTTATGTCACAGGACAGAAAATCCGCGGTCATCTATTCCACAGCCGGCTCTTTCTGGGTCTCGATGGGAGACCCCATCGGTAAAAAGGAGGGCATGGCCGAGCTTATCTGGGATTTCTGCGAGGAGGCGGACCGCCGCGGCGCAAGCGCCGCCTTTTACGAGACCGGCGGCGAATGGCTTGAAGTTTACCGAGACGCCGGGCTTAGCGCCGCGCCGATCGGCGAAGACGCCCGCGTGGACATCTCCACGATCACCAGCTCACTTGACGGGGCGCGGTGGCGGAAGATACGCAGCATAAGAAAGCATATGGAGGGCGATGAGCTCACCTACAGCCTTATCAACGGAGATAAACGCGATAAGATGCTGCCGAAGCTGCGCGGAATATCAGACGAGTGGCTCCGAAAGGTGCACGGCACGGAAAAGGGGTTCTCTCTCGGTTTCTTTGACGAGGACTATCTGAAGAATTTCCCTGTGGCCGTCGCCTTAAAAGAAGGAGAACCGCTGGCCTTCTGCAGCCTGTGGCTTGGCGGCGGCGACGAATTTTCCGTGGATCTGATGAGGTATACCGACAGCGCCCCGCGCGACATTATGAGCTGGCTTTTCATCGAGACGATGATCTGGGGCCGCGGTCACGGCTATAAATATTTCCGCCTCGGCATGGCCCCGCTCTCAAATCTTGACCCGCAGAATTCTCTCTGGGAGCGCATGGGAAACTTCATCTACCAGCACGGGGAGCACTTCTACAACTTTAAAGGGCTGCGGCAGTACAAAGAAAAGTTCCAGCCGGAGTGGCAGCCGCGCTACATAGTCTATAAAGACAGGGCGGCCCTGCCGCTGCTTGCCTCGCAGCTGGTGAGGCTGATATCAAAGAAACATGCCGCCGGCGGCAGATGAGATAACGTGGCCGCTGCCTCCCTTTACCGTGTGGCAAACGTATCAATAAACGCCGATTTGGCTTTGTTAGGGAAAAAGATAAATCGCTATTTATCTTTTTCCTATAAAAAATGTAAATAGGTTTTGTGAATTTTACATGATAACAGGAAAATCGGCGCGAAGAAGTGCCGTAGGCTAAATAAGCCGGTCCCTAAGTACTGGAGCCGTATTGTTCATACGGCGATTGCAAGGCAATGTCCCCGCCGCAGGGCTGGGACATTTTCAAATTATCCGTATTGCCGCGGCATGCGGATGCGTCTGCCGCAGGACACTTAGGGACCGGCTTATGACGCATACGGTGCTTATTCGCGCCGTTTTTGATAAACGCCGATTTATCGTATTAATGCGTTTGCCATACACCGCGTTGTCAACTGCGGTGCGCGGCGCTGGATAATTGGGTATAATAGTATGATATGACTTACAGCATGGAGGAATTGATTTGTCGTTCGGACCGGAACTGATATGGATTTGGAGCAGAGAACTGGGCGCCTGCAGCGGCAGACGCGTACAGCGGGTGGACGGTGGCAATAATTCCGTTGTGCTCTCCTTTGGCGCTTCGGAGCTGCTTTTGTCGTGGGGAGCACAGAATTGCGGCGTGGTTTTGATATCGCAAAAGGAGCGAAAGTCGCTCCTATCCTCCGTAACGCAGACACCCCCGATAACGAACGCGCTGCGCAGCCATCTGGCGGGGTCCGAACTTACCGCCGTCGAACAGCTGCGCCGTGACCGCATTCTAAAATTTACCTTTCAGAAAACCGTTGGCGCGGGCTTTACCGCCAAGCGTTGTCTTATAATTGAGATAATGGAACGTTTTAGCAATATCCTTCTCACGGACGAGGAGGAAAATATCATCGAGACCGCCAAGCATATTCATCCCGCGGACAACAGTTTCCGCACCGTCCTTCCAGGACTCCCCTACCACCTGCCGCCGGCCTTCGAGGGGGTTGCGCTTGAAGATTGGCTTGCCGCGCCGGATGAGCTGTCCATTCAGAGAATCGCCGGATTCGGGAAGCCGCTGCTTAAGGCCCTCTCCGAGGCCGGAGTTGAAAAAGCCACCGGAATATTGAGCCGTTTTTATAACGACGGCGACACCTCTACATTTATTCCGCAAAAGCTAGGCCGGTATATCACCTCTCTGCCGAAGCTGCTGCCGGGTGCCGACCCCCTGGAAGATACCGGTACGGGAAGGCTGATAGCGCTCGCGCCACTGCGCGACACCGCCTTTGAGGCGCGCCGCAGGCGGGCCGTTCAGCTCATCGAAAAGGAGATCACGCGCAGGGAACGCCAGCAGGCGGATATAGAGGCGCTGCTCTCCGACAGCCGCGCGGAGCTTTACCGCCGGTATGGCGAGCTGATCATCGCGAATCTCTGGCAGATACGGCATAACGCCTCCGAGGCTGAGCTCAGGGGGTATGACGGCGAGGGAGAGGAGATTGTCCAAGAGGTGCCGCTTGACCCGCGGCTCTCGCCCTCACAGAACGCGGCGCGGTATTTTGCGAAATATAAGAAGATAACGGCGGCGCAGGAGCGCGCGGCGGCGCTGCTGACCTCTGTCAGAGAAGAGCTTGACGACCACCGCGAAGCGCTTGCTCTCGCCGGTTCCATCGGCGATACGGAGTCTCTTTCGATGCTGGAAGAGGAGCTTGGTCTTGCCAAGACGCCGGTTCAGAGGCGCGGAGGCAGAAAGAGGGAACCGCAGCTGCCGCCGCACCGGCGCTTTGAGTTCGAGAGGGCCATTATCTTCGCCGGGCTTTCCTCAAAGGGCAATCGATATGTCACCTTCAAGCTGGCCCTCTCTGACGATCTCTGGTTCCACGCGCAGGGAGTGCCCGGCTCTCATGTTATTTTGAGAACGCTCACGGCGCTCTCCGAGGAGGAGCTTACGGAGCTAAAAGATTTCTGCGCTTCGCTCGCGGTGTATTACAGCAAGGCTCGCGAAGCGCCGCGCCAGCGCGTCGACTATACGCGGAGGAGATATGTCAGCCCCATCCGCGGCGGGGAGGCCAACGTCACCTATAAGGAATTTTCCTCGCTGACGGCGTCGCCCGACAGCTGGCAGAGCTTTTTGGAGAGCCACCAAGCCGACGGCCAGGCAAAGTTATAGGAGAAATTAAGCCGCTCCCATCCTCACTTTTTTTAGGAAATCGGCAAGCTCCCGCGGCAGCGGCTGCGTAAAGAGCATCTCTTTGCCGCTGCGCGGATGTTTGAAGCCCAGCTTCCACGAGTGAAGAAAGACCCGCTCCGGACCGAATGGGGATTGTCTTGAGGGCGCGTATAGCCGGTCGCCCACCAAGGGACACCGGACCGCCTGCATATGTACTCGTATCTGGTGTGTACGGCCGCTGTGAAGGGTACACTTTACGAGGGAGTAGTTATTTACGTTCCAGAGCCTCTCATAGTCCGTCCAGGCCTCCCTGCCGTCCTCAACGCAGGCCATGCGCAGACGGTTATAGGGATCGCGGTCGATCGGATATTTGACGGAACCACGCTCGGAGGGCGTCATGCCGCAGCAGAGGGCGAGGTACTCTTTTCTGATCCGTCTCTCTTTGAAATCCTTAAAGAGCCCCTCCTGCGCAAGCCCGTTCCGCGCCACCACCATCAGCCCCGAAGTAGTCGCGTCGAGCCGGTGGACTATCCCCGGCCGCCGAACGCCGTTCAGCGTGCCGAGGTCGGGATAGCGGAAGAGCAGGCCATGCACGAGCGTGCCGCTCCAGTGCCCCGGTGCGGGATGCACGACCAATCCCGCGGGCTTGTTGACGACGATCAGGTCTTCGTCGTCATAGACCGTTTCAAAATCTATATCCTGCGGCTCAAGATCGAGCGTCTCCGCCGGCGGGATCACCACCGCCAGCGAATCCCCCTCCTCCACCTTCACGGCGGGTTTCACGCGGCGCTCGGGCGTCAAAGAAGCGTGCCCCTCTTTTATAAGTTTCTGGGCATAGCCGCGGCTCACTCCGAGAAGACGCGAAATGACAAAATCCAGCCGGTGCCCGGCGAGTTCCGCGCCGACCGTAAAATTCTGCACGGCAGAAGAAGAGGGGGCGGCAAGCAGCCCCTCCCCCTCTTCGTTGATATATTCTCTGTCTATACTACTGGGCGCTGAGCACATCGCGGCAGCGGTCGCAGAGGCCCTTTTCCGCAACTTCGGGACGTCTCTTCCAGCAGCGCGGGCACTTTTCGGCTGACGAGCGGTTGATGCCGATACGCAGCCCCGTCGTCTCATCGTCATAGACGATCTCCGCGCCGCTTATCTCGTCAACTACCCTGCAGGAGGAGACGATGAGGACGTTCTCCCACGTCTCGTCGCATATCCTGCCGGCAAGCGGCCGGTAGTAGTCGCTGAGCCTTATCTGCACATCCGCGTCGAGCGGGTGGCCGATAACTCCCTTGCCGCGCGCAGATTCCAGGCCGCGCAGCACACCCTGGCGGGCCAGCATGAGCATGTCCCATTCCCCCTCCACCGCGGGGTCTATACCCTCGGCGAGGCTGCCGGGCCAGTCAGCGAGCAGTACGCTCTGCGGCAGCGTCGGGTCCATCTCGCGCATCTTCTGCCAAATCTCTTCCGCCGTGAAGGAGAGGACGGAGGACATCATCTGCGTCACCGCCCGCAGCACCTGCCACATGACGGTGCATATCGAGCGGCGGCTCTTCGCCTCCTTGGCGTCGGCGTAGAGCTTATCCTTGCTCACGTCGATGTAGAACGACGAAAGTTCATTGTCGCAGAACTGGTGGATAAGCGTCATCGGCTGGTGGAACTCGTACTCGTCAAATCCCGTCGTTACGCGCGTACGCAGGCGCTCGAGCTTCAGCATTATGTACTGGTCGACGGGGGCGAGCTCGTCATGCGCTAGCATGTCCTTCGCGGGATCGAAGCCCGCGAGATTCGCGAGCAGGAAGCGTGCCGTGTTGCGTATCCTTCTGTATGACTCGATAAGGTTGCGGAATATCTCTTCCGAGATACGCACGTCGCCGCGGTAATCGGAGGAGGCTACCCAGAGGCGGAGGATGTCCGCGCCGTTCTTATCGATGATGTTCTCGGGCTTCATTACGTTGCCGAGAGATTTTGACATCTTCTGCCCGTCAGGCCCCATGATGAAGCCGTGGGTGAGGACCGTCCGGTAGGGGGCCGTGCCGCGCGTCGCCACACTGTTGAGCAGCGAAGTCTGGAACCAGCCGCGGTGCTGGTCGCTTCCCTCAAGGTACATGTCAGCGGGCCAGCTGAGGTCCTCCCAGTTGTCGAGTACCGCCGAATGGCTTGTGCCTGAATCGAACCAGACATCCATTATGTCGGAGTCCTTGCGCAGGTGGGTATGTCCGCACTTCGGGCAGACCGCGAGGTCTCCGATGAGATCTTCCGGCGTCATCGTCCACCAGCAGTTGCTGCCGTGCTCGCGGATTTTATCGGCAATGCGGCGCACGCGGTCTCCCGTCAGGATGACCTCTCCGCAGTCCTCGCAGTAAAAGGCGGGGATGGGCACGCCCCAGGTGCGCTGGCGGCTGATGCACCAGTCGGAACGGTCGCGCACCATATTCGTGATGCGGTCCTTACCCCAGTCGGGAACCCATTTCACCTCGTCGATGCACTTGAGCGCCTCGTCGCGGAAATCGGCGACGGAGACGAACCACTGATCGGTGGCGCGGAAGATTACCGGCTTCTTGCAGCGCCAGCAATGCGGATAGGAGTGGGTGATCTTGAGCTTGCCAAGCAGGCGCTTTGATTCACCGAGCAGCTCAAAAACCTTCTTCTCCCCCTCCGCGAGCGACATGCCGCCGAATATCGGCGTATCTTTATAATAGTGTCCCGTCTCGTCAACGGGGTTATAGATCTCTAAGCCATAACGCACGCCGGTCTCGTAGTCTTCCGTACCATGGCCGGGAGCGGTGTGGACGCAGCCCGTGCCGGAGTCGAGGGTGACGTAATCGGCGAGGACGAAGGGGGTGACGCGGTCGTAGAAGGGATGCTGCGCGAGAGTATTCTCGAGCTTCTCGCCCTTGCAGGAGAGTATCGGCTCGCCGAATTCAAGCTGCGTCGCCCTCTCCACCTCAGCTTTGAGCCCCTGCGCGATGAGGTATATTTTATCTCCGACCTGATAGAAGCCGTAATCGTAGCGCGGATGGACAGCCACCGCCATCGAGGCTGGCAGCGTCCAGGGCGTCGTGGTCCAGATGATGACGTCCACATCTTTACCGGCGAGCTCGGGGAATACCTTCGCCGCGTCGGTGTATTTATAGGCGACAAATATCGAGGGCGAAGTCTCGTCGGCGTATTCGATCTCCGCCGCCGCAAGCGCCGTCTGGCAGTCGGTGCACCAGTAGATCGCCTTGCGTCCCTTATAGACCAGCCCCTTGTCGACCATCTCCGCGAAGCCTTCGATCTGCGTCGCCTCGTAGGCGGGAACAAGCGTCATGTAGGGGTGGTCCCAGTCGCCGATGACTCCGAGGCGTTTGAACTGCCCCGTCTGTATGTCGGCGAACGAACGGGCATAGGCGGCGCACTTCTCACGAAGCTCCACCGGGTCGATATCGTCTTTGTTGAGGCTCTGCTCCTTGAGCACTTTGAGCTCGATGGGAAGCCCGTGCGTATCGTAGCCCGGCACATAGGGGGAGAAATAGCCGCGCTGCCATTTATATTTCACGACGAAGTCTTTCAATATCTTGTTTGTCGCCGTACCGATATGGATGCTGGCGTTCGCGTAGGGAGGCCCGTCGTGCAGAATGAAGGAGGGCTTATCCTTATTCTTTTTCTTGAGTTCGCCGTAAACGTCAATATCGTACCAGAACTTCAGAAATTCCGGCTCCCGCTGCGACAGGTTGGCGCGCATGGGGAAATCGGTCTTGGGAAGAAACAGGGTATCCTTATAATCGTTCGCCATTGAAATAACCTCCATATAAACTGAACGGAATTCCGTGAAGGATTCCATAATGTACAACTTGAGTATTATAGCAGAAAAGCGGCAATTGGTATAATGAAGCCTCTTCGGACAGACGGCGCGGTTTAGCGGATACGCAATATCAAAGACGGCCTCTCTGATATATAATTATTGGCAGACTGAATTTCGAAAATGGGTGACCTAGCGTGGAACAGTGGAAAAATAAGGGACTTTTTGCAAAAACTATCTATTCTCTGAACGGCCTGCGAACCGCCTTCCTGACAGAGAAGGCTATTCGCCACGAAAGCTTGGGGGTGGTCGTCGCCGTAAGCCTCGCGCTCTTTATGGAACGCGGCTGGAGCGACGTCCTATGCGTCTTTCTCGCCTCAATCTTTCCGATGACCGTTGAGCTGATAAACACGGCGGTCGAGAGGATCATCGACACACACTTCGGCCCCGCCTACCGCGAAGAGGTGCGCATCCAGAAGGATACGCTTTCCGCCGCCGTCTTCCTGAGCCTTATCATCGGCTATGGCCTCTGTATCAGGATAATTTTCTTTCCATAAAAACAGGAGGGCTCTTCCTATATTGACAAAAAGCCGCTCCGCTGTTGTTTCATGCGGGGCGGCTTTTGTTTCTTTTTCCTATGTCCCTGTCATCGGTAAACAGATGGTGTCTTTCGCGTTCAGCGGCCTTTCGGCATCAGTATGGAGAAGCTGTCTTCTTCTCCGCCGTCGTCTTCCGGCGGCGTCTCCTCTTCCTCATCGTCGCCGGCGTCGCTTTCCGCCGACTTTGAGGCGATGATCTCCGCCAGCTCGTCGTCGCTGATCATATCCATCGGCAGGCCGCTCTTTATTTTAATGAATTTACGCAGCACGCCCTCGATGTAATAATTGGTATCGGCAATCACCATCGCGCCCTCTTTTATACGCTCCGCTTTGATCTCGCTTACGAAGCGGTCCTCAAGGAGGTCTCCGGGGGTAAACGATTCTTTGTCGCCCTTCTTGGGCGGCTGCGGCCCGCGTCCAGGTTCAGGCTTTTTCGCCTCCGCGCCGCCGCCCTTGACGGCGGAGGATTCGGCGATCTTTTCCTTCTCCTTGGCGGTCGTCGTCTTGGCCTTTTTCTTTTTCAGCGCGTCCTTTTCTGGACCGTCGATCTCGACGATTATCTGGTTGTTGGTCTCTTTGGCCTTGAGTTCGCTCAGCAGCTCATTGAAAGTCGCTATCGCGCGAGTACCGGTCAGCAGCGGCTCCTGTGTCGGTTCCTCGATGCCGCCGCCGCGCACGGTGATCTCACAGAAGGAGATCGCGTCCTCGGGCACGGTCAGCTCAAAGCTCTTTACCAGAGGCGCCTTTCTCCAGGGTCGGAAGGTGACGTCCACCTTTACCTTGTCGCCGGGCTTGTAAAAGGGTTTCTCATCGGCGATCTCGATCTTTTCGATAAAGACGATCCGCGGGGTCTTGGTCATCTCAACGTCGACCTGCACGCCGTAGGGACTGATCTCGCGGAAAGGGTTCAGCGACATCACCTTGCCCATCGCCTCGATCTCCTTCTGGAGGGATTTGACGACGTCCTTATCGGAGTAGAAGATATTGCGGCGCGTCCAGGCTGGCGAAAGGTTGCCGCCTGAGACCGAATAGGAGACCAGCGCCGTCCCGGAACCGCGCTGGGCCCAGAGGCTGTCGATTATCCCCAAAACGCCTGTCGTGCCGATTTCCGGCCCGATATAAGGATCGGCGACGGTCTGGAAACGCTTTGTCTCGCTCTTGTTGGTCTCGACGTCGCGGAAGTTTACTGTGTAGCTTGAGGCGGCGGCAAGCTGGCCGAGAGTGCCGCCGATCGCCTCCGGGCGGTCCTGCGTCACAAGGCCGGTGATCTTGCCCAGGTAGCCAAGTTTGAAGGAGCTCTCCATGCTGGGGATTATCTTTAAGATGCTGGCATCCATCATCGCGTAGGAGACGCTGCCGCGATTGAACATCGGGTGGGCGAAGGCGACGAAACGTCCGTCTTTGGAAACCGCGGTCAGCGTTCCGATACCGCCGGCCACGAAGTCGCCCCAGGCAAGCGCCGCTCCCATCGCCGC from Cloacibacillus sp. encodes the following:
- the mprF gene encoding bifunctional lysylphosphatidylglycerol flippase/synthetase MprF; translation: MKKTLEKVKKLLPFIGIMLFAFAIYTLHKELAHMSFRDLRKAFALIPISGVFLGLLIVAVNYIILSFNDMYSAHEIGVRLPYPKVGVISFVSNAIGFNLGASAISGGAVRYRLFSILGLDGGQVGRIVALNQISLFFGPCLVAAPAFFFAPDTIFAHFGWPQYVRYLIALGCALAPAIALCAGAAAAHGHVFAVKGIKISLPRPRAMLFKFTIGFLDVTTASLVLYSVLPDHSAPLLIFVSAFVVSMMAGTLSQVPGGLGVFDVTLIMLLSPFYRHADMLSAILLYRFIYYIIPFVCATAILFAVELSGRLSRYFGRLESFLPDAAAIWTFMAGIWLLLSTAAPIFSGGWSRLGALLPLPLFEASHFIKSVAGTFLLFLAWGLAKRLKSAWTVTLLTLSVSLIFSLPNDITPFRDSFFLLLLIVLLFSRRSFYRLSFFSAPDLKWSMAILTAVGAVIWWGFFAYRHVEYANDLWWTFAFDSAAPRFLRAAAGMSFAALLIFLFLWLRPSRPAAAQPSAAEVKALVAGSYAADAALALLGDKRFFMSQDRKSAVIYSTAGSFWVSMGDPIGKKEGMAELIWDFCEEADRRGASAAFYETGGEWLEVYRDAGLSAAPIGEDARVDISTITSSLDGARWRKIRSIRKHMEGDELTYSLINGDKRDKMLPKLRGISDEWLRKVHGTEKGFSLGFFDEDYLKNFPVAVALKEGEPLAFCSLWLGGGDEFSVDLMRYTDSAPRDIMSWLFIETMIWGRGHGYKYFRLGMAPLSNLDPQNSLWERMGNFIYQHGEHFYNFKGLRQYKEKFQPEWQPRYIVYKDRAALPLLASQLVRLISKKHAAGGR
- a CDS encoding NFACT family protein gives rise to the protein MSFGPELIWIWSRELGACSGRRVQRVDGGNNSVVLSFGASELLLSWGAQNCGVVLISQKERKSLLSSVTQTPPITNALRSHLAGSELTAVEQLRRDRILKFTFQKTVGAGFTAKRCLIIEIMERFSNILLTDEEENIIETAKHIHPADNSFRTVLPGLPYHLPPAFEGVALEDWLAAPDELSIQRIAGFGKPLLKALSEAGVEKATGILSRFYNDGDTSTFIPQKLGRYITSLPKLLPGADPLEDTGTGRLIALAPLRDTAFEARRRRAVQLIEKEITRRERQQADIEALLSDSRAELYRRYGELIIANLWQIRHNASEAELRGYDGEGEEIVQEVPLDPRLSPSQNAARYFAKYKKITAAQERAAALLTSVREELDDHREALALAGSIGDTESLSMLEEELGLAKTPVQRRGGRKREPQLPPHRRFEFERAIIFAGLSSKGNRYVTFKLALSDDLWFHAQGVPGSHVILRTLTALSEEELTELKDFCASLAVYYSKAREAPRQRVDYTRRRYVSPIRGGEANVTYKEFSSLTASPDSWQSFLESHQADGQAKL
- a CDS encoding RluA family pseudouridine synthase, with amino-acid sequence MCSAPSSIDREYINEEGEGLLAAPSSSAVQNFTVGAELAGHRLDFVISRLLGVSRGYAQKLIKEGHASLTPERRVKPAVKVEEGDSLAVVIPPAETLDLEPQDIDFETVYDDEDLIVVNKPAGLVVHPAPGHWSGTLVHGLLFRYPDLGTLNGVRRPGIVHRLDATTSGLMVVARNGLAQEGLFKDFKERRIRKEYLALCCGMTPSERGSVKYPIDRDPYNRLRMACVEDGREAWTDYERLWNVNNYSLVKCTLHSGRTHQIRVHMQAVRCPLVGDRLYAPSRQSPFGPERVFLHSWKLGFKHPRSGKEMLFTQPLPRELADFLKKVRMGAA
- the ileS gene encoding isoleucine--tRNA ligase; protein product: MANDYKDTLFLPKTDFPMRANLSQREPEFLKFWYDIDVYGELKKKNKDKPSFILHDGPPYANASIHIGTATNKILKDFVVKYKWQRGYFSPYVPGYDTHGLPIELKVLKEQSLNKDDIDPVELREKCAAYARSFADIQTGQFKRLGVIGDWDHPYMTLVPAYEATQIEGFAEMVDKGLVYKGRKAIYWCTDCQTALAAAEIEYADETSPSIFVAYKYTDAAKVFPELAGKDVDVIIWTTTPWTLPASMAVAVHPRYDYGFYQVGDKIYLIAQGLKAEVERATQLEFGEPILSCKGEKLENTLAQHPFYDRVTPFVLADYVTLDSGTGCVHTAPGHGTEDYETGVRYGLEIYNPVDETGHYYKDTPIFGGMSLAEGEKKVFELLGESKRLLGKLKITHSYPHCWRCKKPVIFRATDQWFVSVADFRDEALKCIDEVKWVPDWGKDRITNMVRDRSDWCISRQRTWGVPIPAFYCEDCGEVILTGDRVRRIADKIREHGSNCWWTMTPEDLIGDLAVCPKCGHTHLRKDSDIMDVWFDSGTSHSAVLDNWEDLSWPADMYLEGSDQHRGWFQTSLLNSVATRGTAPYRTVLTHGFIMGPDGQKMSKSLGNVMKPENIIDKNGADILRLWVASSDYRGDVRISEEIFRNLIESYRRIRNTARFLLANLAGFDPAKDMLAHDELAPVDQYIMLKLERLRTRVTTGFDEYEFHQPMTLIHQFCDNELSSFYIDVSKDKLYADAKEAKSRRSICTVMWQVLRAVTQMMSSVLSFTAEEIWQKMREMDPTLPQSVLLADWPGSLAEGIDPAVEGEWDMLMLARQGVLRGLESARGKGVIGHPLDADVQIRLSDYYRPLAGRICDETWENVLIVSSCRVVDEISGAEIVYDDETTGLRIGINRSSAEKCPRCWKRRPEVAEKGLCDRCRDVLSAQ
- a CDS encoding diacylglycerol kinase is translated as MEQWKNKGLFAKTIYSLNGLRTAFLTEKAIRHESLGVVVAVSLALFMERGWSDVLCVFLASIFPMTVELINTAVERIIDTHFGPAYREEVRIQKDTLSAAVFLSLIIGYGLCIRIIFFP
- a CDS encoding SpoIVB peptidase S55 domain-containing protein, with the translated sequence MKKIITAITAAAVLAALIAGAAAAAGKFVPSDPVLPLSKIKPGMTGYARTVLSGTEITPFKVTILGIVPKKTSPKNLILIRVEDKYVRENGGIASGMSGSPVYVDGKLIGAIGYGWSFADNNLGLVTPIEEMSKAMDWPEKLPWFDIPEVAAEHPASDDKKAAETSGDKTVSEDKKPLSGDAEALSADGAEVVSGEKLEKKMMPLTVDGISDRYAKRLEEKLGLRVVPLGSSAGGDSPVNLKWEPKPGAAMGAALAWGDFVAGGIGTLTAVSKDGRFVAFAHPMFNRGSVSYAMMDASILKIIPSMESSFKLGYLGKITGLVTQDRPEAIGGTLGQLAAASSYTVNFRDVETNKSETKRFQTVADPYIGPEIGTTGVLGIIDSLWAQRGSGTALVSYSVSGGNLSPAWTRRNIFYSDKDVVKSLQKEIEAMGKVMSLNPFREISPYGVQVDVEMTKTPRIVFIEKIEIADEKPFYKPGDKVKVDVTFRPWRKAPLVKSFELTVPEDAISFCEITVRGGGIEEPTQEPLLTGTRAIATFNELLSELKAKETNNQIIVEIDGPEKDALKKKKAKTTTAKEKEKIAESSAVKGGGAEAKKPEPGRGPQPPKKGDKESFTPGDLLEDRFVSEIKAERIKEGAMVIADTNYYIEGVLRKFIKIKSGLPMDMISDDELAEIIASKSAESDAGDDEEEETPPEDDGGEEDSFSILMPKGR